The following coding sequences are from one Lolium rigidum isolate FL_2022 chromosome 6, APGP_CSIRO_Lrig_0.1, whole genome shotgun sequence window:
- the LOC124665686 gene encoding uncharacterized protein LOC124665686 — protein sequence MASSTCLLHSSTLAPAFSLPELRRRLPPTQLDLRSIHRRAPGVALAASSSAASPEVEKEPSPSPSPPNESALSAVAESVKVLKAAAKTRKVPAPEVLAALATIKKAKLDTSAFFETLGGTESPGRTWMLIFTAKGKLEKGSYFPVTAVQRFDAAGQRIENGVYLGPVGSLTFEGRLSWKKKMLAFVFERVRVKVGPLGPLEIGLGGDASREPSTKDPFFLWFYVDEEIAVAQGKGGGTAFWCRCKRVPA from the exons ATGGCCTCGTCTACCTGCTTGCTCCACTCTTCCACCCTCGCTCCAGCCTTCTCGCTTCCTGAACTCCGTCGCAGACTACCCCCGACGCAGCTCGACCTCCGCAGCATCCACCGTCGCGCTCCCGGCGTTGCACTCGCCGCCTCatcctccgccgcgtcgccggaGGTCGAGAAGGAGCCCTCGCCCTCCCCTTCGCCGCCCAATGAATCCGCCCTATCG GCCGTGGCGGAGAGCGTGAAGGTGCTCAAGGCGGCGGCCAAGACGAGGAAGGTGCCCGCCCCCGAGGTGCTGGCGGCGCTGGCCACCATCAAGAAGGCCAAGCTCGACACCTCCGCCTTCTTCGAGACCCTCGGCGGGACGGAGTCCCCCGGCAGGACATGGATGCTCATCTTCACCGCGAAGGGCAAGCTGGAGAAAGGGAGCTACTTCCCGGTGACCGCCGTCCAGCGATTCGACGCCGCG GGCCAGAGGATCGAGAACGGGGTGTACCTGGGGCCCGTGGGCAGCCTGACGTTCGAGGGGAGGCTGTCGTGGAAGAAGAAGATGCTGGCCTTCGTCTTCGAGCGCGTCCGCGTGAAGGTCGGGCCGCTCGGTCCCCTCGAGATcggcctcggcggcgacgcgAGCAGGGAGCCGAGCACCAAGGACCCGTTCTTCCTGTGGTTCTACGTGGACGAGGAGATCGCCGTGGCGCAGGGCAAGGGCGGGGGCACCGCATTCTGGTGCAGGTGCAAGCGTGTCCCAGCATGA